Genomic segment of Malus domestica chromosome 15, GDT2T_hap1:
tctcttcttcatcGATATTATGTAGGACTAAATCCGTCTTCGGTTTGTACCCAGCTAGCTTCATTTTCCTCCTTAGTTCTCTAATCATCGAATATATCTTGTCCATCTGAGGATGCGACAGGTCTCCCATGAAGAACTCATGAACTATGTTGTCCACCTCTATCCAGCTGCATCCAGGTGTTTTCGATACGCCTTTATCTCGCATTTGCAGCCTACAGCTTGCTGCATCGTCTAGCCTACCCATTGACGTATATACATTAGCAAGATAAACATAGCTTCCAGAATGATCGGAATCTAGTTCAAGAATACGCTGAACTACACGTTCCCCTCTCTCACTATCTTTATAAATCCGGCAACCACCTAGCAATGCTCCCCAGACTATAACATTAGGCCGCATCGGCATTGTGTTGATCATATCCTCTGCTTCAATAAGGCGGCCGGCACGACTGAGAAGATCAACCACACATCCATAATGCTCAACCTTGGGAATGATCCCGTATGCTTTGGCCATCAAATCAAAATACTCAAGCCCCTTATCGATCAAGCCAGCGTGTGTGCATGCTGTCAGTAATCCCATAAAAGTAATGTCATTCGGCTTCACCTCATACTCAATCATTTTGTCGAAACACCCGAAAGCTTCATCAGCATGGCCATTCATGGCCAATCCAGTGATGATAATGCTCCAAGATATCACATCTCTCTCATGCATCTTGTTAAAAACGCGTTTGGCCTCAATTATGCAGCCGCACTTCGCATACATATCCGCCAATGCATTCCCCAAAAACAGACCTAATTCCATCCCATTCCGTCTTATAAACCGATCAATCCACTTCCCCAAGTCAAGAGCACCAAGGTGAGCGCAAGCAGACAGCACACTGATCAGCGTAACATCATTTGGCGTCACCCCACATTGCTGCATTTGCCTAAACATCTCAATAGCCTCAGCATACTTCTCATTCTGTGCATACCCCGCAATCATTGCATTCCAAGAAACCACATTCCTCTCCGGCATCTCATCAAAAAGCCTCCGAGCCACCTCCAACTCACCTGCCTTCGCATACGCACTGATCATAGTCGACCAAGAGAACAAAGTCTTCTCTTCCATCCCATCAAACACCCACCTAGCCTTCTCAACCTGCCCACTCGAACAATACCCAGAAACCAAAGTGTTCCAAGAAACAACATCTCTCACAGACATTTCATCAAATAGCTTCTGGGCAATCCCAAAATTACCCACCTTGAAATACATATCAGTAAGCGAATTTCTAACAAACAGATTGGATTCACACCCGTATTTCGAAACAAAGCAGTGAACTTTCTCGCCCTCCGCCACTCGTGCAATCCCGGCGCAGGCTTTGAGCACCGAAGTGAAGGTGTACTCGTCCGGATCCGGAGCATCCGGCGAACCCAATTGCCGATTGAAAAAATATATCGTGTTTTGCCAGTCATTGTTTTGGGCGAATGCTTTGAGGAGGGCATTGTAGGAGAAGATGTTCGGGGTTTTGAGGTGATGGTTGAATAAGAGCGCCGCGTGGCGGGGGTTGGCGTGGGCGGCGGAGACGGCGATGAGCTTGACGGCGATGATGTTTGGGTCGATGGAGGGTATTGGGTTGGTGAGGAGTTGGGCTTGGATTTGGTAGAGGTGGCGCATTGTAAGCTGGGCGGCGCATCTTAGCAGGAGGTTGGTGAGCTTGGGGTGGTTGTGCGGGTAGAGAATAGCCAGCGTGAGTTCGGACTGACTTGCTAACTTTCGGAGAAGACGACCGTTATGTTTTTGGAACCGAAAAAGATGGTGAAACCAATCTAACCTGCCTGCGAACCTAGGGCCTAAAGCCTGTATTCTATCAAAATTTCATCCTAGGCCTATATTCAAAGCCTAATGGATTGTCGTTTATAAGATTTGAACTCAGAATCTTTTATAACATTACGAAAACTAAATATTCGTACATGGATGCTACAATTCTATTTCATGAAATTAAAACAAAGTAAAGACTTTACCTTTTTCGAACTCGACTCAACTCGACTCATTTTGTATCTATAAGAGCAACTCTACCCTTGGAGCTATCCCCCTgacaatccactattgaatctaccctattgaacagtaattgcctttAATTaatagtaa
This window contains:
- the LOC103424827 gene encoding pentatricopeptide repeat-containing protein At3g62890-like, producing MRHLYQIQAQLLTNPIPSIDPNIIAVKLIAVSAAHANPRHAALLFNHHLKTPNIFSYNALLKAFAQNNDWQNTIYFFNRQLGSPDAPDPDEYTFTSVLKACAGIARVAEGEKVHCFVSKYGCESNLFVRNSLTDMYFKVGNFGIAQKLFDEMSVRDVVSWNTLVSGYCSSGQVEKARWVFDGMEEKTLFSWSTMISAYAKAGELEVARRLFDEMPERNVVSWNAMIAGYAQNEKYAEAIEMFRQMQQCGVTPNDVTLISVLSACAHLGALDLGKWIDRFIRRNGMELGLFLGNALADMYAKCGCIIEAKRVFNKMHERDVISWSIIITGLAMNGHADEAFGCFDKMIEYEVKPNDITFMGLLTACTHAGLIDKGLEYFDLMAKAYGIIPKVEHYGCVVDLLSRAGRLIEAEDMINTMPMRPNVIVWGALLGGCRIYKDSERGERVVQRILELDSDHSGSYVYLANVYTSMGRLDDAASCRLQMRDKGVSKTPGCSWIEVDNIVHEFFMGDLSHPQMDKIYSMIRELRRKMKLAGYKPKTDLVLHNIDEEEKEDALLVHSERLAIAFGLISTSPGTTIRIVKNLRVCNDCHDATKLISKIVEREIVVRDRSRFHHFKDGKCSCNDYW